A DNA window from Selenomonas sp. oral taxon 126 contains the following coding sequences:
- the cas5c gene encoding type I-C CRISPR-associated protein Cas5c translates to MRNTIEFQVYGRMALFTDPITKIGGERSSYSVPTYQALKGITESVYWKPTFYWVIDEVRVMNRITTQSRGMKPMKYGGGGNDLSIYKYLSDVCYQVRAHFEFNLHRKELAADRDEHKHHNIAKRMVERGGRRDIFLGTRECQGYVEPVTYGEGAGYYDAAGEMPLGTMFHGFNYVDETGGNMLQVRLWQPVMENGVIHFPRPEECSLVRNIRKVESKMFDKNSVTFAAEEWEQMEGGRL, encoded by the coding sequence ATGAGGAATACGATTGAGTTTCAGGTCTATGGGAGGATGGCCCTCTTTACCGATCCGATCACCAAGATCGGAGGGGAGCGTTCCTCCTACTCTGTGCCGACGTATCAGGCACTAAAGGGAATTACCGAAAGCGTGTACTGGAAACCTACATTCTATTGGGTGATCGACGAGGTGCGTGTTATGAATCGGATCACGACACAGTCTCGCGGTATGAAGCCAATGAAATATGGCGGTGGTGGAAATGACCTCTCCATCTATAAATATTTGAGCGATGTCTGTTATCAGGTGCGCGCGCATTTTGAGTTTAATTTGCATCGAAAGGAGCTGGCAGCAGACAGGGATGAGCATAAGCATCACAATATTGCAAAGCGGATGGTGGAGCGCGGCGGACGGCGCGACATCTTCCTCGGTACGCGCGAGTGTCAGGGCTATGTCGAGCCTGTGACCTATGGAGAGGGGGCAGGGTACTATGACGCTGCGGGCGAGATGCCTCTCGGTACGATGTTCCACGGGTTCAACTACGTTGATGAGACGGGCGGCAATATGCTCCAAGTGCGCCTCTGGCAGCCGGTGATGGAAAACGGAGTGATTCATTTTCCGCGTCCCGAGGAGTGCAGCCTCGTGCGTAACATCCGCAAGGTGGAGAGCAAGATGTTCGATAAAAACAGCGTCACCTTCGCCGCAGAGGAATGGGAGCAGATGGAAGGGGGGAGATTATGA
- the cas2 gene encoding CRISPR-associated endonuclease Cas2 — MYVLITYDIKTGDIDGRRRLRQVARKCRAYGQRVQNSVFECKVDPTQCKQLELALLDIIDLQEDSLRFYYLGKDKGPKVKHYGTKESYDLESAIII, encoded by the coding sequence ATGTACGTTTTAATCACTTATGATATTAAGACAGGCGATATAGACGGACGCAGACGCCTGCGGCAGGTTGCACGAAAGTGCAGGGCCTATGGACAGCGTGTGCAGAACTCGGTCTTTGAGTGCAAGGTCGACCCGACACAGTGCAAACAGCTGGAACTTGCACTGCTTGACATCATCGACCTGCAGGAGGACAGCCTTCGGTTCTACTATCTTGGTAAGGATAAAGGACCGAAGGTTAAGCATTACGGCACGAAAGAATCCTATGATTTGGAATCTGCCATCATCATCTGA
- a CDS encoding CRISPR-associated helicase/endonuclease Cas3, whose protein sequence is MKEYLAHIRRDESAEQSIRAHLLRVGDLMAAYAAGIGLSSTARLIGILHDLGKCTAEFAEYLDWCRKHPGDYSRRGEVDHATAGGQLLLQRYGTVGENERLTAQMAALVIFSHHSGLMNYLGEDGKSDFLRRMEKKEVPQPDLTYYYENVIAESKLDFLFREAVREFSALDAKIVAHTTEGSEAYFFSWGMVHKLLLSMLVDADRLDSAEFELGEPLARVWETSVIWKDFADKLEQKIASFSMPHTPKEKKIATLRQEISDDCLRAAQHPSGVYRLSVPTGGGKTFASMRFALRHAQEHQKKRIIVVIPYTSIIDQNVREVRAVFQMDGAILEHHSNVIEEDAGEDTESMDVRRILTERWDVPVIFTTQVQFLNTLFAGGNTPLRRLHSLRDSILIFDEIQTLPVRCTYLFNAAMNFLKNVCNVTAVLCTATQPPLARLDFPIETSERAELTSNTAELFEGFRRVRLENICVDGGASVDEIAGMIVRSAEDVGDVLCIVNLTGQARDLYRAVAECIQCSDRDIHVVHLSTKMCPAHRKEVLRVVREERMAHRAHSEERLICISTQLIEAGVDVSFPVVYRALAGFSSIAQAAGRCNRHGEMERGLVRLFALEHENLSRLPDIAEGRKIARDMLDRTAADEILSLGVMDDYFRRFYKGRSARDMRYPMKSTNTLFDLLSANEAGLQEAEEKGAEPDLWFTQAFRDAGSAFAVIDSHTEAVLVPYADGKDMIVTLDDRAFDRKSVSRQMKAAQQYMVNLFSYELKKLAGLGAVWRTESGVMALREEYYNEAFGVQTEEQGNTYCSI, encoded by the coding sequence ATGAAAGAATATCTTGCACATATACGCCGTGATGAATCGGCAGAGCAGAGTATTCGTGCGCATCTACTGCGCGTGGGCGACCTTATGGCGGCATATGCAGCAGGTATCGGTCTGTCATCGACGGCGCGCCTCATCGGCATACTCCATGATCTCGGTAAGTGTACGGCGGAGTTTGCAGAGTATCTTGACTGGTGCCGTAAGCATCCGGGAGATTACAGCCGCAGGGGGGAGGTCGACCACGCGACGGCGGGCGGTCAGCTCCTCCTCCAAAGGTATGGGACGGTGGGAGAGAATGAACGTCTCACGGCACAGATGGCAGCACTCGTGATCTTTTCGCATCACTCGGGGCTGATGAACTATCTCGGGGAGGATGGGAAATCGGATTTTTTGCGGCGCATGGAGAAGAAAGAAGTGCCGCAGCCCGATCTTACATATTATTACGAAAATGTGATTGCGGAGTCCAAACTCGATTTTCTTTTTCGGGAGGCGGTCAGAGAGTTCTCCGCACTCGATGCGAAGATCGTTGCGCACACCACAGAGGGGAGCGAGGCATATTTTTTCTCGTGGGGCATGGTACACAAGCTGCTGCTCAGTATGCTCGTCGACGCAGACCGTCTGGACAGCGCGGAGTTTGAACTAGGAGAGCCCCTCGCGCGTGTGTGGGAGACATCGGTAATCTGGAAAGATTTTGCGGATAAGCTGGAACAGAAAATAGCAAGCTTTTCGATGCCGCATACCCCGAAGGAAAAGAAGATTGCAACCCTGCGTCAGGAGATCAGCGACGACTGCCTGCGGGCGGCACAGCATCCAAGCGGCGTCTATCGTCTCTCTGTTCCGACGGGCGGCGGGAAGACCTTTGCAAGCATGCGCTTTGCCCTGCGTCATGCACAGGAGCATCAAAAGAAACGCATCATCGTTGTTATCCCGTACACCTCCATCATCGACCAGAATGTCAGGGAGGTTCGCGCCGTCTTTCAGATGGATGGGGCGATCTTGGAGCATCACTCCAATGTCATCGAGGAGGACGCGGGAGAGGATACGGAGAGTATGGACGTGCGGCGCATCCTCACGGAGCGATGGGATGTTCCCGTGATCTTTACGACGCAGGTGCAGTTCCTCAATACGCTCTTTGCGGGTGGCAACACGCCTCTGCGTCGTCTACACAGTCTTCGGGACAGCATCCTCATATTCGATGAGATTCAGACCCTGCCCGTGCGTTGCACCTACTTGTTTAATGCGGCGATGAACTTCCTGAAGAACGTCTGCAATGTCACGGCAGTCCTCTGTACGGCAACGCAGCCGCCGCTAGCGCGGCTGGACTTCCCGATTGAGACGAGCGAGCGGGCAGAGCTGACGAGCAACACCGCAGAATTGTTCGAGGGCTTTCGGCGGGTACGGCTCGAAAATATTTGTGTGGATGGCGGCGCTTCCGTGGATGAGATTGCGGGGATGATTGTGCGGAGTGCGGAGGATGTCGGTGATGTACTCTGTATTGTGAATCTTACGGGGCAGGCGCGCGACCTTTATAGGGCTGTTGCCGAGTGCATACAGTGCTCGGATAGAGATATCCACGTCGTTCATCTCAGTACGAAGATGTGTCCTGCCCATCGTAAGGAAGTTCTGCGTGTCGTGCGCGAGGAGCGCATGGCGCATAGGGCGCATTCGGAGGAGCGTCTGATCTGCATTAGCACACAGCTGATCGAGGCGGGGGTCGATGTATCCTTTCCCGTGGTCTATCGCGCGCTCGCGGGATTTTCCTCCATCGCACAGGCGGCGGGGCGCTGCAATCGGCACGGGGAAATGGAGCGTGGACTCGTCCGCCTCTTTGCACTCGAACATGAAAATCTCAGCCGCCTCCCAGACATTGCGGAGGGCAGGAAGATTGCACGTGACATGCTCGATCGGACGGCGGCAGATGAGATTCTCAGCCTTGGTGTGATGGATGATTATTTTCGCAGATTTTACAAGGGGCGGAGTGCGAGGGATATGCGCTATCCGATGAAGAGTACGAATACTTTGTTCGACCTGCTCTCTGCCAATGAGGCGGGCTTGCAGGAGGCGGAGGAAAAGGGAGCGGAGCCTGACCTCTGGTTCACACAGGCGTTTCGCGACGCGGGGAGCGCCTTTGCGGTCATTGATTCGCATACGGAAGCCGTACTTGTGCCCTATGCGGACGGGAAGGACATGATCGTCACGCTTGATGACAGGGCTTTCGACAGGAAATCCGTCAGCAGGCAGATGAAAGCGGCGCAGCAGTACATGGTAAACCTCTTCTCGTATGAGCTGAAAAAGCTTGCGGGGCTTGGTGCAGTCTGGCGGACGGAGAGCGGGGTGATGGCACTGCGCGAGGAATACTACAATGAGGCATTCGGCGTACAGACAGAGGAGCAGGGGAATACTTACTGTTCTATTTAA
- the cas1c gene encoding type I-C CRISPR-associated endonuclease Cas1c yields the protein MKPLLNTLFVNQDEAYLALDGGNVVVLRENRELARFPLHNFEQITTFGYTGASPALMRKCAEDNIALTFMTPEGRFQARVIGRMNGNVLLRREQYRRADDEEASLILARSFILGKIYNARWIIERMRRDYAMRIDEEKFQNVSAFLQNSCREVMQTSDLEALRGVEGKAAVNYFSAFDDMILKQKEDFFFTERNRRPPLDNMNCLLSFLYALLMNDVGAALEGVGLDSYVGFLHRDRPGRQSLALDLMEELRPMADRTAFSMVNTKKINGKDFRLEEGGAVYLTDDGRKKIIEAWHVHKEGMMTHPFLEEKIKWGLVPHVQALLLARYLRGDLDAYPPFLWK from the coding sequence ATGAAGCCTCTTTTGAATACACTCTTTGTCAATCAGGATGAGGCGTATCTGGCACTGGATGGCGGCAATGTCGTCGTTCTTCGAGAGAATCGGGAACTTGCGCGTTTTCCGTTGCATAACTTCGAGCAGATCACCACCTTCGGCTATACGGGGGCAAGCCCTGCACTCATGCGGAAATGTGCGGAGGATAACATCGCGCTGACATTCATGACCCCCGAGGGACGGTTTCAGGCGCGTGTCATTGGTAGAATGAACGGCAATGTCCTGCTGCGCAGAGAGCAATATCGCCGTGCAGATGACGAGGAGGCAAGCCTTATCCTAGCGCGGAGTTTCATCCTCGGAAAAATCTACAATGCGCGCTGGATCATAGAGCGAATGCGCAGAGATTATGCCATGCGTATTGATGAGGAGAAGTTTCAGAACGTCAGTGCATTCCTTCAAAACTCTTGCCGTGAGGTTATGCAGACCTCCGATTTGGAAGCATTGCGTGGCGTCGAGGGCAAAGCTGCCGTCAATTATTTCTCCGCGTTTGATGATATGATCCTCAAACAGAAAGAAGATTTTTTCTTCACGGAGCGTAACCGCAGACCTCCGCTCGACAATATGAATTGTCTCCTGTCCTTTCTCTATGCGCTTCTTATGAATGATGTGGGGGCAGCGCTTGAGGGCGTGGGGCTGGATTCCTATGTCGGATTTCTCCACCGTGACCGCCCTGGCAGACAGTCGCTCGCGCTTGATCTCATGGAGGAACTGAGGCCGATGGCAGACCGTACAGCGTTTTCCATGGTCAACACAAAGAAGATCAATGGCAAAGACTTTCGTTTGGAAGAGGGCGGCGCTGTGTATTTGACAGATGATGGGCGCAAGAAAATCATCGAAGCATGGCACGTACATAAAGAGGGAATGATGACGCATCCGTTCTTGGAGGAAAAGATCAAGTGGGGTCTTGTCCCGCATGTGCAGGCATTGCTTCTGGCACGATATCTGCGCGGTGATCTCGATGCCTATCCGCCCTTTTTGTGGAAATAG
- the trpB gene encoding tryptophan synthase subunit beta, with product MSKKGRFGDYGGQYVPEIAMPALNELEEAYLKYREDEEFLREFRSYLRDYAGRPTNLYFAERLTQHYGKANIYLKREDLLHTGAHKINNALGQALLAKRMGKKRIVAETGAGQHGVATATVAALFGMECHIFMGAVDVERQRLNVFRMRLLGATVIPVLSGTGTLKDATSEAIRYWATNITDTYYVIGSAVGPHPYPEMVRDFQKIIGEEIRAQAKERFDAKPNYLVACIGGGSNAIGTFYDFRNDSDVKKFCVEGGGRGDADGDNAKTLSGAGTPGILHGAYSYLLQDEDGQVVEAYSISAGLDYPGVGPEHSFFKDEGIVTYVSVTDKEALAAFQRLSRIEGIIPALESSHALAYLEKLMPETKAGENVVVCLSGRGDKDVQMVAKELGEEIA from the coding sequence ATGAGCAAGAAGGGAAGATTCGGCGACTACGGTGGGCAGTATGTGCCCGAGATCGCCATGCCCGCGCTGAATGAGCTGGAAGAGGCATATCTGAAATATCGTGAGGATGAGGAATTCCTGCGGGAGTTCCGCAGCTATCTGCGGGACTATGCGGGGCGTCCGACGAATCTCTACTTTGCCGAGCGGCTGACGCAGCACTACGGAAAGGCGAATATCTATCTCAAGCGTGAGGATCTTCTCCACACGGGTGCGCACAAGATCAACAACGCGCTCGGGCAGGCGCTCCTCGCCAAGCGCATGGGCAAGAAGCGCATCGTTGCGGAGACGGGCGCGGGGCAGCACGGTGTTGCCACGGCGACGGTGGCGGCGCTCTTCGGCATGGAGTGTCATATCTTCATGGGGGCGGTCGATGTCGAGCGTCAGCGGCTCAACGTATTCCGCATGCGACTCCTCGGGGCGACGGTTATTCCCGTTTTGAGCGGCACGGGCACGCTCAAGGACGCAACGAGCGAGGCGATTCGCTACTGGGCGACGAATATCACGGACACCTACTATGTCATTGGCTCGGCGGTCGGCCCGCATCCCTATCCGGAGATGGTGCGCGACTTCCAGAAGATCATCGGCGAGGAGATCCGCGCACAGGCAAAGGAGCGATTTGATGCCAAGCCGAATTATCTCGTTGCATGCATCGGCGGCGGCAGCAATGCCATCGGGACGTTCTACGATTTCCGAAACGACTCGGATGTGAAGAAGTTCTGCGTCGAGGGCGGCGGACGCGGCGATGCGGACGGCGACAACGCAAAGACCCTCAGTGGCGCGGGCACACCAGGCATCCTGCACGGCGCATACAGCTACCTCCTGCAGGATGAGGACGGACAGGTCGTCGAGGCATACAGTATCTCGGCGGGGCTGGACTATCCCGGGGTCGGCCCCGAGCATTCCTTCTTCAAGGACGAGGGCATCGTCACCTATGTCTCTGTAACGGACAAGGAAGCGCTTGCCGCATTTCAGCGTCTCTCGCGCATCGAGGGCATCATCCCCGCGCTCGAGAGTTCGCACGCGCTTGCCTATCTCGAAAAACTCATGCCCGAGACGAAGGCGGGCGAGAACGTCGTCGTCTGCCTCTCGGGGCGCGGCGATAAGGATGTACAAATGGTCGCAAAGGAACTGGGGGAGGAGATCGCATGA
- the trpA gene encoding tryptophan synthase subunit alpha, giving the protein MSKRLDEKLAKLRAEGRTGLYIYVTAGCPSAEATVDIVRRAEEAGADVIELGLPFSDPMADGPVIQEASVIALKQGMTMKKALEIVKEIRKHSEIPLIGMGYINMVHHYGFEKFVEDFKAAGMDGVIFPDVPHEESEEMRRICAAHDFTLTEFITPGTTEERMAETCKDAMGFIYCISNYGVTGVKEIDYSIIGGVCKAARQYTDVPLAIGFGIGTPEAAARAAKQADGVIVGSAVVKHIIDGDIDGGIRLIADMRKALDA; this is encoded by the coding sequence ATGAGCAAGCGTCTGGATGAAAAACTTGCGAAGCTCCGCGCCGAGGGACGCACGGGGCTCTATATCTACGTCACGGCGGGCTGCCCAAGCGCAGAGGCGACCGTGGACATCGTGCGCCGCGCCGAGGAGGCGGGTGCGGATGTGATCGAGCTTGGCCTGCCGTTCTCTGATCCGATGGCGGATGGTCCTGTTATTCAGGAGGCGAGCGTCATTGCCTTGAAGCAGGGCATGACAATGAAGAAGGCGCTCGAGATCGTCAAGGAAATCCGCAAGCATTCGGAGATTCCTCTGATCGGCATGGGCTACATCAACATGGTGCATCACTACGGCTTTGAGAAATTCGTCGAGGATTTCAAGGCGGCAGGGATGGACGGCGTGATCTTCCCCGATGTGCCGCATGAGGAGTCCGAGGAAATGCGCCGCATCTGCGCCGCGCATGATTTCACGCTCACGGAGTTCATCACGCCCGGAACGACCGAGGAGCGCATGGCGGAGACGTGCAAGGACGCGATGGGCTTCATCTACTGCATCTCGAACTACGGCGTTACGGGCGTGAAGGAGATCGACTACTCCATCATCGGCGGCGTCTGCAAGGCGGCGCGCCAGTATACGGACGTACCGCTCGCCATCGGATTCGGCATCGGCACACCCGAGGCAGCGGCACGCGCGGCGAAACAGGCGGACGGCGTCATCGTCGGCAGCGCCGTCGTGAAGCACATCATCGACGGCGACATTGATGGCGGCATTCGGTTGATTGCCGATATGCGCAAGGCGCTCGATGCGTAA
- the cas8c gene encoding type I-C CRISPR-associated protein Cas8c/Csd1 produces MSWMEQLVQTYDENERFAGRENVEGMRALLPPVGHIVQNAQIEMTLNTDGELIQAEAIPKEERATLIPCTPDSASRTSSPSPHPLHDNLSYIARDYYDFAKKAPKGEEIPYLMYKKLLGAWAESASVSPKVRAVYRYISNHDVIHDLIEKKVLYQDSNGKLLEKWTNKDAPKPPIFNVVAGDILKSMVRFRVVLDGDDCPELWKDTALQKEYQRFFEQYFSEAEEQLCYATGKILSATDKHGKGIRFAGDGAKIISSNDMSGFTFRGRFVDGDECISIGYESSQKAMNALSWLTRNQGYTHDGRVFLAWGRCGQTPPPVFDDTARLTRRRRAAGMARPSSLKGWAESLTNALAGYRHAFKQAEMSQVNVMILDAATKGRLSICYYSEMAGEDFIERIEKWHRHGCWRQHGYDSEKGEPFVYFGVPTPKRIVEACHGENVGDAQMKLELERIFYAILQGNPLPVDMERMVLGRAVKRAVSDDYYSWRRQIVEPACSIIVRRLNLVKEEYTVALDETKDDRSYLFGRMIAVADQMERATYSREEMGSRTTNAMRYMEIFSSRPATTWKTLHKKLLPYQQKREMYGGKERKLISKIGSMFKEEDFLSDRPLDGRFLLGFYCQQYAMEQEREENRKKKAQQEEEV; encoded by the coding sequence ATGAGCTGGATGGAGCAGCTGGTGCAGACCTACGATGAAAACGAGCGATTTGCCGGCAGGGAAAACGTGGAGGGAATGCGTGCGCTTCTCCCACCCGTCGGACATATCGTGCAGAATGCCCAGATCGAAATGACGCTGAACACTGACGGAGAACTGATTCAGGCGGAGGCGATCCCCAAGGAGGAGCGTGCAACCCTCATCCCGTGTACGCCTGACTCGGCATCACGCACATCAAGTCCCTCACCGCATCCTCTGCATGACAATCTCTCCTATATTGCAAGGGATTATTACGACTTTGCAAAGAAAGCGCCGAAGGGCGAGGAAATCCCTTATCTTATGTATAAGAAACTTCTCGGTGCATGGGCGGAATCGGCGTCCGTCAGTCCGAAAGTGCGAGCGGTCTACCGCTATATCAGTAATCATGATGTCATTCATGATCTGATCGAGAAAAAAGTGCTCTATCAGGACAGTAACGGAAAACTGCTCGAAAAATGGACAAATAAGGATGCGCCGAAACCACCTATTTTCAATGTTGTTGCGGGTGACATCCTGAAATCTATGGTGCGTTTTCGCGTTGTCTTGGATGGGGATGACTGCCCCGAACTTTGGAAGGATACGGCGCTGCAAAAGGAGTACCAGAGATTTTTTGAGCAGTATTTCTCCGAAGCGGAGGAGCAGCTCTGCTATGCCACGGGCAAGATTCTCTCGGCAACGGATAAGCATGGAAAGGGAATTCGATTTGCCGGGGATGGTGCAAAGATCATCTCATCGAATGATATGAGCGGATTCACCTTTCGCGGACGCTTTGTCGATGGAGATGAATGTATCTCCATCGGCTACGAGAGTTCTCAGAAGGCGATGAATGCTCTCTCGTGGCTGACGCGCAATCAGGGCTATACACATGACGGGCGCGTCTTTCTCGCATGGGGGCGATGCGGACAGACACCGCCGCCCGTATTTGATGATACGGCGCGGCTGACGCGCAGACGCCGCGCTGCAGGTATGGCAAGACCCTCCTCGCTGAAGGGCTGGGCAGAGTCTCTGACAAATGCGCTTGCAGGCTATCGTCACGCATTCAAGCAGGCGGAGATGAGTCAGGTCAACGTCATGATTCTCGATGCAGCGACCAAGGGGCGGCTTTCCATCTGCTATTACAGCGAGATGGCGGGTGAGGACTTCATTGAGCGAATCGAGAAGTGGCACAGACACGGATGCTGGCGTCAGCACGGCTATGACAGCGAGAAGGGCGAGCCATTTGTCTATTTCGGTGTGCCGACGCCAAAGCGGATTGTGGAAGCCTGTCATGGGGAAAATGTGGGCGATGCACAGATGAAGCTCGAACTCGAGCGGATCTTTTATGCGATCCTGCAAGGGAATCCCCTGCCCGTAGATATGGAGCGTATGGTGTTGGGGCGCGCGGTCAAGCGGGCGGTCTCAGATGATTACTACAGTTGGCGCAGGCAGATCGTAGAGCCGGCGTGCTCCATCATTGTGCGTCGGCTGAATCTGGTAAAGGAGGAATATACCGTGGCGTTGGATGAAACGAAGGATGACCGCTCGTATTTATTTGGCAGGATGATTGCTGTTGCAGATCAGATGGAGCGCGCGACATATAGTCGGGAGGAGATGGGCAGCCGAACGACGAATGCCATGCGCTATATGGAGATTTTCTCCTCACGGCCTGCGACCACATGGAAAACACTTCACAAGAAGCTGCTGCCCTACCAGCAGAAACGGGAAATGTACGGCGGGAAGGAGCGGAAACTGATTAGTAAGATCGGCAGTATGTTCAAAGAGGAGGACTTTCTCTCGGATCGTCCGCTGGACGGGCGATTCCTGCTGGGATTCTACTGTCAACAGTACGCCATGGAGCAGGAACGGGAAGAGAATCGCAAGAAGAAAGCTCAGCAGGAGGAGGAAGTATAA
- a CDS encoding fructose-6-phosphate aldolase — protein MKYLLDTAHLDDIRELSEYLPIAGVTSNPTIVKKEGAIPFFAHMREIRSIIGNLRPLHIQVTAWDYDGMMRDADAVLRNVDEKVYIKVPVDFTGVKVIKSLKRQGANVTATAVYGMDQAFLALEAGADCIAPYFNRMEALGVDAASVVGNIAGIISHYGYETEILAASFKQPAQIDRAILAGAHSVTVAPDVLRQIFAKRVVTDAVAAFAGDWAGLYGGKTLAELGD, from the coding sequence ATGAAATACTTACTCGATACAGCGCATCTCGATGACATCCGTGAACTTTCCGAATACCTCCCCATCGCGGGCGTGACGAGCAATCCAACCATTGTAAAGAAGGAAGGGGCGATTCCCTTCTTTGCCCACATGCGCGAGATTCGCAGCATCATCGGCAATCTGCGCCCTCTGCACATCCAGGTGACGGCATGGGATTACGACGGCATGATGCGCGATGCGGATGCCGTGTTGCGGAATGTGGACGAAAAGGTCTATATCAAAGTTCCGGTCGACTTTACGGGTGTCAAGGTCATCAAGTCACTGAAACGCCAGGGGGCGAATGTCACGGCGACAGCCGTTTACGGCATGGATCAGGCATTCCTTGCGCTCGAAGCGGGCGCGGACTGCATCGCACCGTATTTCAACCGCATGGAGGCACTCGGTGTCGATGCAGCGTCTGTCGTCGGCAACATCGCGGGCATCATCAGTCACTATGGCTACGAGACGGAAATCCTTGCGGCGAGCTTCAAGCAGCCCGCCCAGATTGACCGCGCCATCCTCGCAGGTGCCCACTCTGTCACCGTTGCCCCCGATGTCCTGCGGCAGATCTTCGCGAAGAGGGTCGTGACGGATGCCGTCGCGGCATTTGCCGGCGATTGGGCGGGGCTTTACGGCGGAAAGACCCTTGCAGAACTCGGTGATTAA
- the cas7c gene encoding type I-C CRISPR-associated protein Cas7/Csd2 yields MAALTKKIDFIGFITVERSNPNGDPLNGNQPRTDYSGYGEISDVCLKRKLRNRLQDAGENILVQSNERADDGCDSIRARVEENPAMEKPLKMKDKEQGRTRLFAEEACRAWMDVRTFGQVFALKKDTGVDAVSVGVRGPVTIHTAVSLDPVTITGVQITKSVNNEPGDKKGSDTMGMKYRVDFGVYKFQGSINVQLAEKTGFSDEDAAKVKEALLTIFENDASSARPEGSMEMSRFYWIEHANKTGAASSAKVHRSVSAQKKDGVDAPSRIDDYVFDDAPLYEIGGIRIEKYVEGSSVD; encoded by the coding sequence ATGGCTGCATTGACAAAGAAAATTGATTTTATCGGATTCATCACGGTGGAGCGCTCGAACCCGAACGGCGACCCGCTGAACGGGAATCAGCCGCGCACGGACTACAGTGGCTACGGCGAGATTTCCGACGTGTGTCTCAAGCGGAAGCTGCGGAATCGTTTGCAGGATGCAGGGGAGAACATCCTCGTGCAGTCCAATGAACGCGCAGATGACGGCTGTGACAGTATCCGTGCACGCGTTGAGGAAAACCCTGCAATGGAAAAACCGCTGAAAATGAAGGACAAGGAGCAGGGGAGGACGCGCCTATTTGCCGAGGAGGCGTGTAGGGCTTGGATGGATGTACGTACCTTTGGTCAGGTCTTTGCGCTGAAGAAGGATACGGGAGTAGATGCTGTCTCGGTCGGCGTACGCGGTCCCGTCACGATTCATACTGCCGTCAGCCTCGATCCTGTCACTATCACGGGCGTTCAGATCACGAAGAGCGTCAACAATGAGCCAGGCGATAAGAAAGGCTCGGACACGATGGGCATGAAGTATCGCGTGGACTTCGGCGTATACAAATTTCAGGGCAGCATCAATGTCCAACTTGCCGAAAAGACGGGATTCAGTGACGAGGATGCAGCAAAGGTCAAGGAGGCGCTGCTCACCATCTTTGAAAATGATGCCTCCTCCGCGCGTCCTGAGGGCAGTATGGAGATGAGCCGTTTCTACTGGATCGAGCATGCGAATAAGACAGGGGCGGCATCAAGTGCGAAGGTGCATCGCTCCGTGTCAGCACAGAAAAAGGATGGTGTAGATGCGCCGTCACGAATTGATGACTATGTATTCGACGATGCCCCACTCTATGAAATCGGTGGTATTCGCATCGAAAAATACGTCGAGGGAAGTTCGGTAGACTGA
- the cas4 gene encoding CRISPR-associated protein Cas4: MSYAEEEYLMLSEIQHYAFCPRQWALIHLEQHWQENVLTVEGNALHEKAHDENIKEKRGKKIIVRGMRVASSRLGISGACDVVEFHADPAGIQIPSYDGRYSIIPIEYKRGKPKAGDEDVLQLTLQALCLEDMLAADIPFGYLYYGEIRRRVKVTFSDELKERIPVLVQEMRQYIRCGHTPMVKRRKGCANCSLNNVCMPKLNRLGSAQQYLERRLAEG; encoded by the coding sequence ATGAGCTATGCTGAGGAAGAGTATCTCATGCTCTCCGAGATTCAGCACTATGCATTTTGTCCGCGTCAGTGGGCGCTGATTCATCTGGAACAGCATTGGCAGGAAAATGTCCTCACCGTGGAAGGCAATGCCCTCCACGAAAAGGCGCACGACGAGAATATCAAGGAGAAGCGTGGAAAGAAGATCATCGTGCGCGGTATGCGTGTAGCATCAAGCCGGCTTGGAATCTCAGGAGCATGTGATGTTGTTGAGTTCCACGCCGATCCTGCAGGGATACAGATTCCATCCTATGATGGGCGATACTCCATCATTCCGATTGAGTACAAGCGGGGAAAGCCGAAGGCGGGCGATGAGGACGTTCTCCAATTGACCTTGCAGGCACTTTGTCTGGAGGATATGCTGGCTGCGGATATTCCCTTTGGCTATCTTTACTATGGGGAGATCCGCCGACGGGTCAAGGTGACGTTCTCGGATGAGCTGAAAGAGCGGATTCCCGTTCTCGTACAGGAAATGCGGCAATATATCCGGTGCGGGCATACGCCTATGGTCAAACGCCGCAAAGGCTGCGCAAACTGCTCCCTGAACAATGTCTGCATGCCGAAGCTGAACCGCCTTGGATCGGCACAGCAGTATCTCGAAAGGAGGCTTGCAGAGGGATGA